One part of the Plasmodium yoelii strain 17X genome assembly, chromosome: 13 genome encodes these proteins:
- a CDS encoding serine/threonine protein kinase, putative, producing the protein MGVALSKRKNNPDKNLKNDSSENKRQKKNDEHDSNLEFIKKYKIINKIGDGNFSKVFCCRGENKKKCAMKLMCCPLKKTSHYNCFKRELFIMKTINNKHPYIVKILDYHEKIWKKYYIVKLILEYCEGGNLFEYIKINGSCTHSEARVIIIKLAKTIQYINSLKIMHRDIKPENILLRTKDNIKSVVLSDFGLAKITPSNQSVVKSRSVCGSDFYLAPEIIKNKEYGIKIDIWSLGVLIFFIITGKVPFTGKNANELYNNILKANIPELLSKEKSLNIQPGLKNLLENILVHDPEKRFSCSDILNHRWIRGTLTSCEFKIFNSASYIKKLKLDKKKSLPDEPKENQIINKSFEKEKDSIANMKKKYTFFLKKITN; encoded by the exons atgggGGTTGCATTAAGCAAAAGAAAGAATAATCCAG ATAAAAATCTTAAAAATGATTCGTCGGAAAATAAAAGGCAAAAGAAGAATGATGAGCATGACTCTAATTtggaatttataaaaaaatacaaaataataaacaagaTTGGAGA TGGAAATTTCTCAAAAGTATTTTGTTGCCGaggagaaaataaaaaaaaatgcgcTATGAAG TTAATGTGCTGCCCCTTAAAGAAAACTTCACATTATAATTGCTTCAAGCgtgaattatttataatgaaaacgataaataataaacatcCATATATTGTTAAAATTCTTGATTATCATGAAAAAATTTGGAAAa aaTATTATATAGTCAAATTAATTTTAGAATATTGTGAGGGAGGaaatttatttgaatatataaaaataaatggaaGCTGTACTCATTCTGAAGCTAGAGTGATCATAATTAAGCTAGCCAAAACaatacaatatataaattctttaaaaattatgcacaGAGATATTAAACCcgaaaatattttactaagaactaaagataatataaaaagtgTAGTTTTATCCGATTTTGGGCTAGCTAAAATTACACCTTCAAATCAGTCTGTTGTTAAAAGTAGATCTGTGTGTGGAAGCGATTTTTATTTAGCTCCAGAAATTATAAAGAATAAAGAATATGGAATAAAA attgACATTTGGAGTTTAGgagttttaattttttttataataactGGAAAAGTACCCTTTACAGGCAAAAATGCAAATGAGCTATATAATAACATTCTTAAAGCAAATATTCCTGAATT acTATCCAAGGAAAAATCATTGAACATCCAACCGGggttaaaaaatttattagaaAACATTTTAGTGCACGACCCAGAAAAACGATTTAGT TGTTCAGATATTTTAAACCATCGGTGGATTAGAGGAACGCTTACAAGTTgtgaatttaaaatttttaattcggCTTCTTATATAAA AAAATTAAAGttagacaaaaaaaaaagtttgcCTGATGAGCCAAAAGAAAAccaaataataaacaaatcatttgaaaaagaaaaggaTTCCATTGCaaatatgaaaaagaaatatacttttttcttaaaaaaaattacaaattag
- a CDS encoding signal recognition particle subunit SRP54, putative yields MVLTELGAQLTSALQKIQAAPVADDNVIEECLKEIVRALILADINVIYLKDIKSNIKKNIEKNAAAYGNNKKRLVQKYVVEELIKLLEGKKESYVPKKGERNVILFVGLQGSGKTTTCTKYAHYYQKKGFKTALICADTFRAGAFDQLKQNAAKVKIPFYGSYSEVDPVKIATDGVNTFLKDKYDLIIVDSSGRHKQENDLFEEMKQVENSIKPEEIVFVIDSHIGQSCHDQAMAFKNSVKVGSIIITKIDGHAKGGGALSAVSAIGCPITFIGTGEHVNDFEKFEAKSFVSRLLGLGDIDGLVSTLKEVIDIEKQPQLINRIAKGKFVLRDMYDQFQNVFKMGSLSKVMSMIPGFGTNLISKGTEKEGIDKIKKYMVIMDSMTNEELDCVKPLNDSRCIRICKGSGTKLSDIKELLEQFKFLQKMVLKMGKLGLRDNNMGNLMRNPKQFMSKMNNMMDPNMFNNMGGANNMVNMLKELTKMDDFGGVMSNMMKQMGMKK; encoded by the coding sequence atggTTCTTACTGAACTCGGGGCGCAGCTTACAAGTGCACTTCAAAAAATTCAAGCGGCGCCAGTGGCAGATGATAATGTTATTGAAGAATGTTTAAAAGAAATTGTACGAGCCTTAATCTTAGCAGATATTAATGTAATTTATTTGAAGGATATAAAAAgtaatataaagaaaaatatcgAAAAAAATGCTGCGGCATatggtaataataaaaaaagattaGTTCAAAAATATGTAGTTGAagaattaattaaattattagaaGGAAAAAAAGAATCCTATGTACCAAAAAAAGGAGAAAGAaatgtaattttatttgtgGGTTTACAAGGAAGTGGTAAAACAACTACATGTACAAAATATGCtcattattatcaaaaaaaagggTTTAAAACTGCTTTAATTTGTGCTGATACATTTAGAGCAGGTGCTTTTGAtcaattaaaacaaaatgcAGCAAAAGTTAAAATACCATTTTATGGTAGTTATTCTGAAGTGGATCCTGTAAAAATAGCAACAGATGGtgttaatacatttttaaaagataaatatGATTTAATAATTGTTGATAGTTCAGGAAGACATAAACAAGAAAATGATTTATTTGAAGAAATGAAACAAGTCGAAAATTCTATCAAACCAGAAGAAATTGTATTTGTTATTGATAGTCATATAGGTCAAAGTTGTCACGATCAAGCTATGGCATTTAAAAATTCTGTAAAAGTAGgaagtattattattacaaaaattGATGGGCATGCAAAAGGTGGTGGTGCATTATCAGCAGTATCTGCTATTGGATGTCCTATCACATTTATAGGTACAGGAGAACATGTAAatgattttgaaaaattcGAAGCAAAATCATTTGTATCAAGATTGTTAGGATTAGGTGATATTGATGGATTAGTATCCACTTTAAAAGAAGTTATAGATATCGAAAAACAACCACAATTAATTAATCGAATTGCAAAAGGTAAATTTGTTTTAAGAGATATGTATGATCAATTTCAAAATGTATTTAAAATGGGAAGTCTTAGTAAAGTTATGTCTATGATACCAGGATTTGGTACCAATCTAATTAGTAAAGGAACTGAAAAAGAAGGTAtagataaaattaaaaaatatatggttATTATGGATTCAATGACTAATGAAGAATTAGATTGTGTCAAACCACTTAATGATAGTAGATGTATACGTATTTGTAAAGGTTCAGGAACAAAACTTTCAGATATAAAagaattattagaacaatttaaatttttacaaaaaatggtattaaaaatgggaaaattaGGATTAAGAGATAATAATATGGGAAATTTAATGAGAAATCCAAAACAATTTATGAGtaaaatgaataatatgATGGATcctaatatgtttaataataTGGGAGGAGCTAATAATATGGTTAATATGTTAAAAGAACTTACAAAAATGGATGATTTTGGTGGGGTTATGTCAAATATGATGAAACAAATGGGtatgaaaaaatga
- a CDS encoding NADPH--cytochrome P450 reductase, putative produces the protein MDIITREKILLLYGSEYGTSYDCCRNILYELCTNFDVHFFCLNDINLMKFYNYENIIIIVSTTGYGCPTHNMSKFWINLYKCNNIFHEDIYFHLFGLGDSSYDNYNIVAKKLKRKLISLGGNIVNYSLGNYQHSSMHFTNFNTWKNKVYSFLKKKYYNFEINNTIPQIYNITNLSDYDKINNDKHMSEFLPTYDNIKKCNEKNKNKIEKKYDDFNVNEYFTKSLKLNKFEVIKNKRLTDVTYFQDVRYIELATSIEIFNLSSLITIHPTLDKDKTKSVLNLLKINYNEYIIINQPNKNATCTMSTYIPIGKKIKVLDLFVYFLDLNKIVTPFFFIYLSERTNSDLHKKKFLQLGNTNDISDYFSYVYQYKRSYYDIFYDFYSYINIDIPFLLNTLPNIMNRNYSILNDSNKYRFLKNLNLYNLYHFYLNPYYSNFLYYLKIYFCNNMKTLTNFFLYIMCNYTQISTYKYINILKNKIKPNQVNNVIELLICLYQTEINPNKKHIGLCSNYLINSIEGSPFIYATIENSLLFQNKNIWNLNYRIVYISTGAAFSSLLAVIRQRFHIYNSKKKEQKNENLINSKIKNISENDLLFLGFRNKLNNFYFEQELQNYLHFIHIFIAFSQQPNDNFLYYNHEFLKNIENNNPNLNDNFCSTTDHNNISNKNLFNKSVSEMKEFLKDKKKIYVTDLISMLQNIIYDLLIKKNTIFLVAGKSRPFSQNLFKLLANIMKEKEPNKTIEEINLFLKKKIDKFEIIFESWY, from the coding sequence ATGGATATTATAACAAGggaaaaaattttattactttATGGATCAGAATATGGAACTTCCTATGATTGTTGTAGGAATATTTTATACGAATTATGCACTAATTTTGAtgtgcattttttttgtttaaatgatataaatttaatgaaattttataattatgaaaatattataataattgtaagTACAACAGGTTATGGGTGCCCTACACATAATATGTCAAAATTTTGgataaatttatacaaatgtaataatatatttcatgaagatatttattttcatttatttggATTAGGTGATAGTTCatatgataattataatattgttGCTAAAAAGctaaaaagaaaattaattTCCCTAGGTGGTAATATAGTTAATTATAGCTTAGGAAATTATCAACACAGTTCTATGCATTTTACTAATTTTAATACATGGAAAAATAaagtatattcatttttaaaaaaaaaatattataatttcgaaataaataataccaTTCCTcaaatatacaatattacaaatttatctgattatgataaaataaataatgataaacaTATGTCTGAATTTTTACCAActtatgataatataaaaaaatgtaatgaaaagaataaaaacaaaattgaGAAAAAATATGACGATTTTAATGTTAACgaatattttacaaaatcattgaaattaaataaatttgaagttataaaaaataaaagactTACAGATGTAACATATTTTCAAGATGTTAGATATATAGAATTAGCAACATCGATAGAGATATTCAATCTAAGCAGTTTAATAACAATACACCCAACATTAGACAAAGATAAAACAAAATCAgttttaaatttgttaaaaataaattataatgaatatattataattaatcagccaaataaaaatgcaaCATGTACAATGAGTACTTATATTCCTAttgggaaaaaaataaaagtattagatttgtttgtatattttttagatcttaataaaatagttactccttttttttttatatatctaaGTGAAAGAACAAATAGTGATcttcataaaaaaaagtttttaCAACTTGGGAATACAAACGATATAAGcgattatttttcatatgtatatcaatataaaagatcatattatgatatattttacgatttttatagttatattaatattgataTCCCTTTTCTTCTAAACACTTTACCAAATATTATGAATAGaaattattctatattaaatgattcaaataaatatcgatttcttaaaaatttgaacctttataatttatatcatttttaccTTAATCCTTATTActcaaattttttatattatttaaaaatatatttttgtaataatatgaaaaccCTCACaaattttttcttatatattatgtgtAACTATACACAAATTagtacatataaatatataaatattttaaaaaataaaatcaaacCTAATCAAGTAAATAATGTAATCGagttattaatttgtttatatcaAACAGAAATAAAtccaaataaaaaacatataggattatgttcaaattatttaataaattctaTTGAGGGTAGCCCATTTATTTATGCTACTATTGAAAATAGCTTActatttcaaaataaaaatatatggaacTTAAATTATAGAATTGTCTATATTTCTACAGGTGCAGCTTTTAGTAGTTTATTAGCAGTTATAAGGCAAagatttcatatatataattcaaagaaaaaagaacaaaaaaatgaaaatcttataaatagcaaaattaaaaacatttCAGAGAATGATCTACTTTTTCTTGGTTTTAgaaacaaattaaataatttttattttgaacaAGAATtgcaaaattatttacatttcattcatatttttatagctTTTTCACAACAACCCAATGATAATTTCTTGTATTATAATcatgaatttttaaaaaatatagaaaataataaccCTAATCTGAATGATAACTTTTGCTCTACTACAGATCATAATAACATAAGTAataaaaacttatttaataaaagtgTTTCAGAAATGAAagaatttttaaaagataaaaaaaaaatttatgtaacTGATTTAATTTCAATGttacaaaatattatatatgatttgttaataaaaaaaaatacaatttttttagttgCTGGAAAATCGCGTCCTTTCTCTCAAAAcctttttaaattattagcTAACATTATGAAAGAAAAGGAGCCCAATAAAACAATAGAagaaattaatttatttttaaaaaaaaaaattgataaattTGAAATTATATTTGAATCTTGGTATTAA
- a CDS encoding exosome complex exonuclease RRP6, putative has product MEYCRKKIEQLLRLKEVGENETKNETKNEATNGATDEINNFVTNKLLNDVVEIVKLTNKLPYTKSDDNNNNTERISNNEDINILKNSLLKIIYDLLIYSTNDKNKKKKLLENYENNTIPELGNEENYHIISSVLEEIVQRSEKFLNLFNLNDVDNVFSNLQNSKLDNNINDSVKLVNTNLEDETEKNNEIDSIYKNMINKNILQTSELNETNDVKKNDKNQKTKKRKKDNSNNNNNNNNNQNGSTNNNIIKENEHGKTKKKKLLLNNNSNNIKNSLAHLINNYAKYFIPRIHIKHNKLIDLEPKLIEAMKYQENIIKMKKKALLYNDQYKNNKLKDIKSIEIVNEIFKEKEIKDFETLSNVSEISEVDKNTIDDDKIEKHYNDMNSKSDLLILKEDIPINEYFFYKLLKKIDKKINKYCEKYNVIINNPYTFEINNLINMYINYDENVQKFLNIKKGLTKPININSKEYKIINNKNDLINMINTIKNTCDKISIINLIDYKNSYHGFTSLILIGTQDIDYIINVFNMFEDIYLLNEITTDSKILKITYNSENLILFFQKDFSIYFINIIDLLLCANCLNIKNSIPYLIFNYFNVNIGLTSITSVPLDKPLSLESIQIFRTHSHYLYNLFDYIITDLYYNYIFNRVKKENIDSTSIKVDKSDEDIISQKEHCIQNQGNYNYTLNLSNEINRIYNTNVYVNFEKIKFSDITPEEEKQGINIIKTMFIKSNEICLIKFEIQNENDNISKTKEKIKQIINTSYNTTCCDKLIENILIWRQKLSKKINLPNDNILNIHNIISIILNDSTSISNLKNNITPLNNIISENIESLFEVIVKSNINNNNLNIANTKSKKGNIFFYHNYLKNSNQNDHIPLENESNLISFCNHNNNNNDTELNSYDNYIIVPNMYFQSISNNATNKSGEKNDKNEINHLNKGDEMFALEKTFFSEYKNEQDDDNDDDNDNNDNDDDNDNNNSSNISSSNSSSNNFINHNLKCENYTSLSSLIISMNKIKEQMLNGNTSNNSGNNIKDEELKVKKDILKNKKKEGNNGNKNKQKYKSYNNQYNIKNKKGKISGKNILDEIM; this is encoded by the coding sequence ATGGAATATTGTCGTAAAAAAATCGAGCAACTACTAAGATTAAAAGAGGTGGGCGAAAATGAGACCAAAAATGAGACCAAAAATGAGGCCACAAATGGGGCCACAGATGAGATCAATAATTTTGTAACgaacaaattattaaatgatgTTGTCGAAATTGttaaattaacaaataaattgcCATACACTAAGTCAGacgataataataataacacagAACGAATATCAAATAATGaagatattaatattttaaaaaatagcttattaaaaattatttatgatttattaatatatagtacaaatgataaaaataaaaaaaaaaaattattggaaaattatgaaaataatacaatacCAGAATTAGGGAATGAAGAAAATTATCACATTATATCATCAGTATTAGAAGAAATCGTTCAAAGATCagaaaaatttttaaacctgtttaatttaaatgatgTAGACAatgtattttcaaatttacaaaatagcAAACTTGATAACAACATAAATGATAGTGTAAAATTAGTTAATACAAATTTAGAAGATGAaactgaaaaaaataatgagaTAGACtctatttataaaaatatgataaataaaaatattttacaaacAAGCGAATTGAATGAAACAAatgatgtaaaaaaaaacgataaaaatcaaaaaacaaaaaaaagaaaaaaggataatagtaataataataataataataataataatcaaaatggtagtacaaacaataatataataaaagaaaatgaacatggaaaaacaaaaaaaaaaaaacttttattaaataataattcaaataacattaaaaattCATTGGCACacttaataaataattatgcaaaatatttcataccacgtatacatataaaacataACAAATTAATCGATTTAGAACCCAAATTAATAGAAGCTATGAAATAtcaagaaaatataataaaaatgaaaaaaaaagcactattatataatgatcaatataaaaataacaaattgaAGGATATTAAAAGTATCGAAATTGTgaatgaaatatttaaagaaaaagaaataaaagattTTGAAACATTAAGTAATGTTAGTGAAATTAGTGAAGtagataaaaatacaatagatgatgataaaattgaaaaacaTTACAATGATATGAATTCAAAATctgatttattaattttaaaagaaGATATTCCTattaatgaatattttttttataaattgttaaaaaaaatagataaaaaaataaataaatattgtgaaaaatataatgttataataaataatccTTATAcatttgaaataaataatttaataaatatgtacataaattatgatgaaaatgtGCAAaagtttttaaatataaaaaagggtTTAACAAAaccaataaatataaattcgaaggaatataaaataataaataataaaaatgatttaataaatatgataaatacaattaaaaatacatgtgataaaatatctataataaatttaatagattataaaaatagttatCATGGTTTTACTTCCTTAATTTTAATAGGAACACAAGATATagattatattataaatgtttttaatatgtttgaagatatttatttattaaatgaaataacAACAGAttctaaaatattaaaaattacatataattctgaaaatttaattttattttttcaaaaagatttttcaatatattttataaatattattgatttattattatgtgctaattgtttaaatattaaaaatagtattccttatttaatttttaattattttaatgttAATATTGGTTTGACATCTATTACTTCTGTTCCTTTAGATAAACCTCTTAGTTTAGAATCCATTCAAATTTTTAGAACACATtctcattatttatataatttattcgattatataataactgatttatattataattatatttttaatcgAGTTAAGAAAGAAAATATTGATTCTACATCTATTAAAGTGGACAAATCAGATGAAGATATTATTTCTCAAAAAGAACATTGTATACAAAATCAaggaaattataattatacattAAATTTGTCAAACGAAATTAAcagaatatataatacaaatgtttatgtaaattttgaaaaaatcaaattttcAGATATAACCCCTGAAGAAGAAAAACAaggaataaatataataaaaacaatgtTTATTAAAAGTAATGAAATTTGTTTAATCAAATTTGAAattcaaaatgaaaatgataatatatcaaaaacaaaagaaaaaataaaacaaattataaatactTCATATAATACAACTTGTTGTGATAAActaatagaaaatatattaatttggagacaaaaattatcaaaaaaaataaatttaccaaatgataatattcttaacattcataatattatttctattatattaaatgatTCAACATCTATatcaaatttaaaaaataatattactCCTTTAAATAACATAATTTCAGAAAATATTGAATCATTATTTGAAGTTATTGTTaaatcaaatataaataataataatcttAATATTGCTAATACTAAAagtaaaaaaggaaatatatttttttatcataattatctCAAAAATTCAAATCAAAATGATCATATTCCTTTAGAAAATGAGTCAAATTTAATTTCGTTTTGcaatcataataataataataatgatactGAGTTAAATTCTTATGacaattatattattgttcCAAACATGTATTTTCAGTCCATATCAAACAATGCCACAAATAAAAGCGGCGAAAAAAACGATAAAAACGAGATAAACCATTTGAATAAAGGAGACGAAATGTTCGCTTTagaaaaaacattttttagtgagtataaaaatgaacaagatgatgataatgatgatgataatgacaataatgataatgatgatgataatgacaataataacAGTAGTAATATTAGTAGTAGTAACAGTAGTAGtaacaattttattaacCACAATTTGAAATGTGAAAATTACACCTCTTTATCTTCATTAATTATTtctatgaacaaaataaaagaacAAATGTTAAATGGCAATACATCTAATAACTCtggtaataatataaaagatgAAGAATTGAAAGTAAAGAaagatattttaaaaaataaaaaaaaagaaggtAACAatggtaataaaaataaacaaaaatataaatcttATAACAatcaatataatattaaaaataaaaagggaaaaattAGTGGAAAAAACATTTTAGATGAAATTATGTAA